One Cellulomonas soli DNA window includes the following coding sequences:
- a CDS encoding vitamin K epoxide reductase family protein: MARTTADDAIDEDGTLDAELDDTELIDPDPDLLQPAPLAWRRRTAIEMVVSGAIGLFASFVLSIEAVTLAGDRNADLGCNLSSVINCGKVGLSWQAELLGFPNAFLGIAAESVVITVAVALIGGVVFPRWFMLSAQAIYSAGLLFAYWLFYEAYTDIGALCPWCLLITVTTTLVWAGLTRINVRDGHLRLGSAGPAMRRFVAAGNDWYITIALVVVFVTFLVVKYGPSIVA, translated from the coding sequence GTGGCCAGGACGACGGCAGACGACGCGATCGACGAGGACGGCACGCTCGACGCCGAGCTGGACGACACCGAGCTGATCGACCCCGACCCCGACCTGCTGCAGCCCGCGCCGTTGGCGTGGCGGCGGCGAACGGCCATCGAGATGGTCGTCTCCGGGGCGATCGGACTGTTCGCCTCGTTCGTGCTCTCGATCGAGGCCGTCACTCTCGCCGGGGACCGCAACGCCGACCTGGGGTGCAACCTGTCGAGCGTCATCAACTGCGGCAAGGTCGGCCTCAGCTGGCAGGCCGAGCTGCTCGGGTTCCCCAACGCGTTCCTCGGCATCGCGGCGGAGTCGGTGGTCATCACCGTGGCCGTCGCGCTCATCGGCGGGGTCGTCTTCCCCCGGTGGTTCATGCTCTCCGCGCAGGCGATCTACAGCGCCGGCCTGCTGTTCGCGTACTGGCTCTTCTACGAGGCGTACACCGACATCGGCGCGCTGTGCCCCTGGTGCCTGCTCATCACCGTCACCACGACGCTCGTGTGGGCCGGACTCACCCGGATCAACGTGCGCGACGGCCATCTCAGGCTCGGGTCGGCCGGTCCTGCGATGCGCAGGTTCGTGGCCGCGGGCAACGACTGGTACATCACGATCGCCCTCGTCGTCGTCTTCGTGACCTTCCTCGTCGTGAAGTACGGGCCCTCGATCGTGGCCTGA
- a CDS encoding acyl-CoA carboxylase subunit beta yields the protein MTQTDPAGPAPLPAVPQPVGPQPAGPRTTAAKLADLARRGEEGDRAEHAAVDKQHARGKKSARERIDALLDEGSFTELDAFVRHRSTNFGLEARRIPGDGVVVGHGTVDGRPVCIYSQDFTVFGGSLGEVHGEKITKVMDLALRTGVPLIGISDGGGARIQEGVAGLTQFAEIFRRNVAASGVIPQISLILGPSAGGAVYSPALTDFIVMADGTSNMFITGPDVIRAVTGEDVGFEELGGAQTHNSRSGVAHYMATDEDDALDYVRSLLGYLPQNNLADPPTYAHEAPVTVTDDDLALDTLVPDSDTQPYDMRTVVEHVLDDGVLLEVQPLYAQNVLIGFGHVEGHAVGVVANQPLHMAGTLDINAAEKAARFVRTCDAFNIPVLTFVDVPGFLPGTDQEWNGIIRRGAKLIYAYAEATVPLVTVITRKAYGGAYIVMGSKQLGADVNLAWPTAQIAVMGAGGAVNILQRGALKAVAEAGGDVEAERRRLTAEYEEAIVNPWDAADRGYVDAVVAPSQTRAEITKALRLLRTKRASLPPKKHGNIPL from the coding sequence GTGACCCAGACCGATCCCGCCGGGCCCGCCCCGCTGCCTGCCGTCCCGCAGCCTGTCGGCCCGCAGCCTGCCGGACCCAGGACGACCGCTGCCAAGCTCGCCGACCTCGCCCGCCGCGGCGAGGAGGGCGACCGGGCCGAGCACGCCGCGGTGGACAAGCAGCACGCACGCGGCAAGAAGTCCGCCCGCGAGCGCATCGACGCGCTGCTCGACGAAGGCTCGTTCACCGAGCTCGACGCGTTCGTCCGGCACCGCTCGACGAACTTCGGCCTGGAGGCCCGGCGCATCCCGGGCGACGGGGTCGTGGTCGGGCACGGCACGGTCGACGGGCGCCCGGTGTGCATCTACTCCCAGGACTTCACGGTCTTCGGCGGCAGCCTCGGCGAGGTGCACGGCGAGAAGATCACCAAGGTCATGGACCTCGCGCTGCGTACCGGGGTGCCGCTCATCGGCATCAGCGACGGCGGCGGTGCACGCATCCAGGAGGGTGTCGCGGGGCTGACGCAGTTCGCGGAGATCTTCCGGCGCAACGTCGCCGCCTCGGGCGTCATCCCGCAGATCTCCCTGATCCTCGGCCCCTCGGCGGGCGGTGCGGTGTACTCCCCCGCGCTGACCGACTTCATCGTCATGGCCGACGGCACCTCCAACATGTTCATCACGGGGCCGGACGTCATCCGCGCGGTCACCGGTGAGGACGTGGGCTTCGAGGAGCTCGGCGGGGCCCAGACGCACAACTCGCGCTCGGGTGTCGCGCACTACATGGCCACCGACGAGGACGACGCGCTCGACTACGTGCGCTCGCTGCTGGGATACCTGCCGCAGAACAACCTGGCCGACCCGCCGACGTACGCGCACGAGGCGCCCGTCACGGTGACCGACGACGACCTGGCGCTCGACACGCTCGTGCCCGACTCCGACACCCAGCCGTACGACATGCGCACGGTCGTCGAGCACGTGCTGGACGACGGCGTGCTGCTCGAGGTGCAGCCCCTGTACGCGCAGAACGTGCTGATCGGCTTCGGGCACGTCGAGGGGCACGCGGTCGGTGTCGTGGCGAACCAGCCGCTGCACATGGCGGGCACGCTCGACATCAACGCCGCCGAGAAGGCCGCCCGGTTCGTGCGCACGTGCGACGCGTTCAACATCCCGGTGCTCACGTTCGTGGACGTCCCCGGGTTCCTGCCGGGCACCGACCAGGAGTGGAACGGCATCATCCGCCGCGGTGCGAAGCTCATCTACGCCTACGCGGAGGCCACGGTCCCGCTCGTCACCGTCATCACCCGCAAGGCGTACGGTGGCGCCTACATCGTCATGGGCTCCAAGCAGCTGGGGGCCGACGTGAACCTGGCCTGGCCGACCGCGCAGATCGCCGTGATGGGCGCGGGCGGTGCGGTCAACATCCTGCAGCGCGGCGCCCTCAAGGCCGTCGCCGAGGCGGGCGGGGACGTCGAGGCCGAGCGCCGGCGTCTGACGGCCGAGTACGAGGAGGCGATCGTGAACCCCTGGGACGCAGCCGACCGCGGGTACGTGGACGCGGTCGTCGCCCCGTCGCAGACCCGCGCGGAGATCACCAAGGCCCTGCGCCTGCTGCGCACGAAGCGCGCGAGCCTGCCGCCCAAGAAGCACGGGAACATCCCCCTGTGA
- a CDS encoding TetR/AcrR family transcriptional regulator: MTEHRDPSAPQLDDALAPHERLDTRSTASTVVRGRPASDGRTRRAIATRARLTTAARTLFVRDGYASTTVAAVARAAGVAEQTVYYSYPTKAELLVGCLDHAVDGTDRVPGHAPADLTGLAWVRTALEEPDASQRLFLHVRGFADLMSRAAPLLDVLRLAGAGEASLAQAWEQDESRRRAVHEALVETYLRDAVPAQTTEHPPAPGPEGATDVVGLVLGPETWNALVGRAGWSRLAWARWAHRSLLAELAPGTVLGSST, translated from the coding sequence GTGACCGAGCACCGAGACCCGTCCGCGCCGCAGCTCGACGACGCGCTCGCCCCGCACGAACGGCTCGACACCCGGTCCACGGCGTCCACAGTGGTCCGCGGGCGACCGGCGAGCGACGGACGGACCCGCCGGGCGATCGCCACCCGTGCCCGGCTCACCACCGCCGCGCGCACCCTGTTCGTGCGCGACGGGTATGCGAGCACCACGGTCGCAGCGGTGGCACGCGCCGCGGGCGTGGCCGAGCAGACCGTGTACTACTCGTACCCGACCAAGGCCGAGCTGCTGGTCGGCTGCCTCGACCACGCCGTGGACGGCACCGACCGCGTCCCGGGCCACGCACCCGCCGACCTGACCGGGCTCGCGTGGGTGCGGACCGCGCTGGAGGAGCCCGACGCCTCGCAACGGCTCTTCCTGCACGTGCGCGGGTTCGCCGACCTGATGAGCCGCGCCGCACCCCTGCTGGACGTGCTGCGCCTGGCCGGAGCAGGAGAGGCGTCGCTCGCGCAGGCCTGGGAGCAGGACGAGTCCCGCCGGCGGGCCGTGCACGAGGCGCTCGTGGAGACCTACCTGCGCGACGCCGTCCCTGCGCAGACCACAGAGCACCCTCCCGCCCCGGGACCCGAGGGGGCGACCGACGTCGTCGGGCTCGTCCTGGGGCCCGAGACGTGGAACGCCCTCGTCGGACGCGCCGGCTGGTCGAGGCTCGCGTGGGCGCGCTGGGCTCACCGGTCCCTGCTGGCCGAGCTCGCGCCCGGGACGGTCCTAGGCTCGTCGACGTGA
- the efeO gene encoding iron uptake system protein EfeO: MSFRRPAALALVALTLPLAACVANDPAPAQSGASAGTGVLTVSSTADGCTVSAAEAPSGTLTFQVANDGSDVTEFYLLAEDGLQVVAEVENVGPGLSRDLVVQLRPGTYWTACKPGMVGDGIREAFTVTDSGVEVGPTGDTADQLAAAEASYVAYVKDQVGALITGTQEFAAAYAAGDDETARSLYAATRVHWERVEPVAESFGDLDPLLDLREADLEAGATWSGWHLVEKDLWQPSAQDNGGVAYTPLTAEQRTAAADDLVTYTQQLVDAVNAEDFTFEAFQIANGAKELLDEVATGKVTGEEEIWSHTDLWDFQANVEGAHVAYEVLEPVVVAADPELADQLTTQFDALDALLAQHGSYEDGFVTYDTLDAAQVKELAAAVDALSEPLSQLTATVTGA; the protein is encoded by the coding sequence ATGTCCTTCCGCCGTCCCGCCGCGCTCGCCCTCGTCGCGCTCACCCTGCCGCTCGCCGCCTGCGTGGCCAACGACCCGGCCCCCGCGCAGAGCGGCGCCTCCGCTGGGACGGGCGTCCTCACGGTCAGCTCGACCGCCGACGGGTGCACCGTGTCCGCCGCGGAGGCACCCTCGGGCACCCTCACCTTCCAGGTCGCCAACGACGGCTCGGACGTCACCGAGTTCTACCTGCTCGCCGAGGACGGCCTGCAGGTGGTGGCCGAGGTCGAGAACGTCGGACCCGGACTGTCCCGCGACCTCGTCGTGCAGCTGCGCCCCGGCACCTACTGGACCGCCTGCAAGCCCGGCATGGTCGGCGACGGCATCCGCGAGGCGTTCACCGTCACCGACTCGGGCGTCGAGGTGGGCCCCACGGGCGACACCGCCGACCAGCTCGCCGCCGCCGAGGCCTCCTACGTCGCCTACGTCAAGGACCAGGTCGGTGCGCTGATCACCGGCACGCAGGAGTTCGCCGCCGCGTACGCCGCCGGCGACGACGAGACGGCCCGGTCGCTGTACGCGGCCACCCGCGTGCACTGGGAGCGCGTCGAGCCCGTGGCCGAGTCGTTCGGCGACCTCGACCCGCTGCTCGACCTGCGCGAGGCCGACCTCGAGGCCGGCGCCACCTGGAGCGGCTGGCACCTCGTCGAGAAGGACCTGTGGCAGCCGAGCGCGCAGGACAACGGCGGCGTCGCCTACACGCCGCTGACCGCCGAGCAGCGCACCGCGGCCGCCGACGACCTGGTCACCTACACCCAGCAGCTCGTCGACGCCGTGAACGCCGAGGACTTCACCTTCGAGGCCTTCCAGATCGCCAACGGCGCCAAGGAGCTGCTCGACGAGGTCGCCACCGGCAAGGTCACCGGCGAGGAGGAGATCTGGTCGCACACCGACCTGTGGGACTTCCAGGCCAACGTCGAGGGCGCGCACGTCGCCTACGAGGTGCTCGAGCCCGTCGTCGTGGCGGCCGACCCGGAGCTCGCCGACCAGCTGACCACGCAGTTCGACGCACTCGACGCGCTGCTCGCCCAGCACGGCTCCTACGAGGACGGCTTCGTCACCTACGACACGCTCGACGCCGCCCAGGTCAAGGAGCTGGCCGCCGCGGTCGACGCCCTGTCCGAGCCGCTCTCGCAGCTCACCGCGACGGTCACCGGCGCCTGA
- the efeU gene encoding iron uptake transporter permease EfeU, giving the protein MLANYLIGLREGLEAALVVSILVAYLVRIERRDLLPALWTGVAVATGTSLAFGALLTWGPSRLTFEAQEAIGGTLSIVAVGLITWMIFWMGKMARHLKADLHHKLDDAIAAGRVAVITMALLAVGREGLETALFLWAGAQATGRTTAPLLGAALGLLTAIGIGWLMYRGAIRIDLRRFFAWTGVFLVVVAAGVLAYGVHDLQEAGLLPGAGALAFDVSSTIPPTSWYGVLLKGIFNFSPATTWLEAIVWTAYLVPTMILFVRMAWAGPPAARKATATPVAAPASTALGARAS; this is encoded by the coding sequence ATGCTCGCGAACTACCTGATCGGCCTCCGCGAAGGCCTCGAGGCAGCCCTCGTGGTCAGCATCCTCGTGGCCTACCTGGTCCGCATCGAGCGCCGCGACCTGCTGCCCGCGCTCTGGACCGGCGTCGCCGTGGCGACGGGAACGTCCCTGGCGTTCGGCGCGCTGCTCACCTGGGGGCCCTCGCGGTTGACCTTCGAGGCCCAGGAGGCCATCGGCGGCACGTTGTCGATCGTCGCCGTGGGGCTGATCACCTGGATGATCTTCTGGATGGGCAAGATGGCCCGGCACCTCAAGGCGGACCTGCACCACAAGCTCGACGACGCCATCGCCGCCGGACGGGTCGCCGTCATCACGATGGCGCTGCTGGCCGTCGGGCGAGAGGGGCTCGAGACCGCCCTGTTCCTGTGGGCCGGCGCGCAGGCCACCGGTCGCACCACCGCACCCCTGCTCGGCGCCGCGCTCGGACTGCTCACCGCGATCGGCATCGGCTGGCTGATGTACCGGGGAGCGATCCGCATCGACCTGCGCCGGTTCTTCGCCTGGACGGGCGTGTTCCTCGTCGTGGTCGCCGCCGGCGTCCTCGCCTACGGCGTGCACGACCTGCAGGAGGCCGGCCTCCTTCCCGGCGCTGGCGCGCTCGCGTTCGACGTCTCCTCGACCATCCCGCCGACCTCCTGGTACGGCGTGCTGCTCAAGGGCATCTTCAACTTCTCGCCGGCCACGACCTGGCTCGAGGCGATCGTGTGGACCGCGTACCTCGTGCCGACCATGATCCTGTTCGTCCGCATGGCATGGGCCGGTCCGCCCGCCGCACGGAAGGCCACGGCAACCCCCGTCGCCGCGCCCGCGAGCACCGCCCTCGGCGCCCGCGCCTCCTGA
- a CDS encoding acetyl/propionyl/methylcrotonyl-CoA carboxylase subunit alpha, which produces MPVISKVLIANRGEIAVRIARACRDARIGSVAVYADPDREALHVRVADEAYALGGARAAETYLDVAKLLDVARRAGADAVHPGYGFLAENAGFAQAVIDAGLTWIGPPPSAIEQLGDKVSARHIAQRAGAPLVAGTPEPVQDVREIHAFAAENGLPVAIKAAFGGGGRGLKVARSFDEIDEMFESAVREATAAFGRGECFVERYLDRPRHVETQCLADAHGTVVVVSTRDCSLQRRHQKLVEEAPAPFLSDEQRTLLVESSIAILREAGYVGAGTCEFLVGADGTVSFLEVNTRLQVEHPVSEEISGIDLVREQLRVAAGEPLGYDHVETRGHSLEFRLNGEDPADGFLPAPGRITTLRFPSGPGVRVDSGVVEGDTVSGAFDSMIAKLVVTGATRTQAVERARRALAELEVVGIPTVAPFHRAVLEDVAFVPLDPTQPFAVHTRWIETEFTDTLATLGKAPVATAADDDDQESLERVVVEVGGKRLEVVLPTALALGMARGRPGQGQARRPQRRTAARANGGTSGTTLASPMQGTIVKVAVEDGAQVAEGDLVVVLEAMKMEQPLVAHRSGVVTGLVAGVGSSVSAGSAICEIVG; this is translated from the coding sequence GTGCCCGTGATCTCCAAGGTCCTCATCGCCAACCGCGGTGAGATCGCCGTCCGCATCGCCCGCGCCTGCCGTGACGCCCGCATCGGGTCCGTCGCCGTCTACGCCGACCCCGACCGGGAGGCGCTGCACGTGCGCGTCGCGGACGAGGCGTACGCCCTGGGAGGTGCCCGGGCGGCCGAGACGTACCTCGACGTGGCCAAGCTGCTCGACGTCGCGCGGCGTGCCGGTGCCGACGCCGTGCACCCCGGCTACGGGTTCCTCGCCGAGAACGCCGGGTTCGCCCAGGCCGTCATCGACGCGGGCCTGACGTGGATCGGTCCGCCGCCCTCCGCCATCGAGCAGCTGGGCGACAAGGTCAGCGCGCGGCACATCGCCCAGCGCGCCGGTGCCCCGCTCGTCGCCGGTACCCCCGAGCCCGTGCAGGACGTGCGCGAGATCCACGCGTTCGCCGCCGAGAACGGGCTGCCGGTCGCCATCAAGGCGGCGTTCGGCGGCGGCGGCCGCGGACTGAAGGTCGCCCGCTCGTTCGACGAGATCGACGAGATGTTCGAGTCGGCCGTGCGCGAGGCGACGGCCGCGTTCGGCCGCGGAGAGTGCTTCGTCGAGCGCTACCTGGACCGCCCGCGGCACGTCGAGACGCAGTGCCTGGCCGACGCGCACGGCACGGTCGTCGTGGTCTCCACGCGCGACTGCTCGCTGCAGCGCCGCCACCAGAAGCTCGTCGAGGAGGCGCCGGCCCCGTTCCTGTCCGACGAGCAGCGGACCCTGCTCGTCGAGTCCTCGATCGCGATCCTGCGCGAGGCCGGCTACGTCGGTGCGGGCACCTGCGAGTTCCTCGTCGGTGCGGACGGCACGGTCTCGTTCCTCGAGGTGAACACCCGGCTGCAGGTCGAGCACCCCGTCTCGGAGGAGATCAGCGGCATCGACCTGGTCCGGGAGCAGCTGCGCGTCGCGGCCGGCGAGCCGCTCGGCTACGACCACGTCGAGACCCGCGGGCACTCGCTCGAGTTCCGGCTCAACGGCGAGGACCCGGCCGACGGCTTCCTGCCCGCACCCGGTCGCATCACGACCCTGCGGTTCCCCTCGGGCCCGGGGGTGCGCGTCGACTCGGGGGTCGTCGAGGGCGACACCGTCTCGGGCGCGTTCGACTCGATGATCGCCAAGCTCGTCGTGACCGGTGCGACCCGCACGCAGGCCGTCGAGCGGGCCCGCCGGGCGCTCGCCGAGCTGGAGGTCGTCGGCATCCCCACCGTCGCGCCGTTCCACCGCGCGGTCCTCGAGGACGTGGCGTTCGTCCCGCTCGACCCGACGCAGCCGTTCGCTGTGCACACGCGCTGGATCGAGACCGAGTTCACCGACACGCTCGCCACGCTGGGCAAGGCGCCCGTCGCCACCGCCGCGGACGACGACGACCAGGAGAGCCTCGAGCGCGTCGTCGTCGAGGTCGGCGGCAAGCGGCTCGAGGTCGTGCTGCCCACCGCGCTGGCCCTCGGCATGGCGCGCGGCCGTCCCGGCCAGGGCCAGGCCCGCCGACCGCAGCGCCGCACCGCGGCCCGCGCGAACGGCGGCACGTCGGGTACGACGCTGGCCTCGCCCATGCAGGGCACGATCGTGAAGGTCGCCGTCGAGGACGGCGCCCAGGTCGCCGAGGGCGACCTCGTGGTGGTGCTCGAGGCGATGAAGATGGAGCAGCCGCTCGTCGCGCACAGGTCGGGGGTCGTGACCGGGCTCGTGGCGGGTGTCGGCTCGAGCGTGAGCGCCGGCAGCGCGATCTGCGAGATCGTCGGCTGA
- a CDS encoding Maf family protein, with translation MTRLLLASASPARLQTLAAAGIDALVHVSGVDEDAVLAQARARFGELEPADAVLVLARAKVEDVAEHLPEALADADDLLLLGCDSMLEIDDEVLGKPRDADEAAARWRTMRGRTAVLHTGHWLLDERPLPAEGGVGTGGTHGATSSTVVHFADLGDDEIAAYVATGEPLAVAGAFTIDGLGGPFVEAIEGDHHGVVGLSLPLLRALLGEVGVRVHELWRTA, from the coding sequence GTGACCCGACTGCTGCTCGCCTCCGCCTCCCCCGCCCGCCTCCAGACACTGGCCGCCGCCGGCATCGACGCCCTCGTGCACGTCTCCGGCGTCGACGAGGACGCCGTTCTCGCGCAGGCCCGCGCCCGGTTCGGAGAGCTCGAGCCCGCGGACGCCGTGCTCGTGCTGGCGCGGGCCAAGGTCGAGGACGTCGCCGAGCACCTGCCCGAGGCCCTCGCCGACGCCGACGACCTGCTCCTGCTCGGCTGCGACTCGATGCTGGAGATCGACGACGAGGTCCTCGGCAAGCCCCGCGACGCCGACGAGGCGGCGGCCCGGTGGCGCACCATGCGCGGGCGCACCGCCGTGCTGCACACCGGGCACTGGCTGCTCGACGAGCGTCCGCTGCCCGCCGAGGGCGGCGTCGGTACCGGCGGCACGCACGGCGCGACCTCCTCGACGGTGGTGCACTTCGCGGACCTGGGCGACGACGAGATCGCCGCGTACGTGGCCACCGGTGAGCCGCTCGCCGTGGCCGGCGCGTTCACGATCGACGGGCTCGGCGGACCGTTCGTCGAGGCGATCGAGGGCGACCACCACGGGGTCGTCGGCCTGAGCCTGCCGCTGCTGCGCGCTCTGCTCGGCGAGGTCGGCGTGCGCGTGCACGAGCTGTGGCGGACCGCCTGA
- a CDS encoding acyl-CoA carboxylase epsilon subunit — MNVPPPPPPHVQVVRGVPDDVELAALVAGLVAAAADAPGEEQDVPASAWADRRRGLRGDGSPAPGRDAWRWSLRG, encoded by the coding sequence GTGAACGTGCCCCCGCCTCCGCCCCCGCACGTGCAGGTGGTGCGCGGCGTGCCCGACGACGTCGAGCTCGCGGCGCTGGTCGCGGGCCTGGTGGCGGCCGCCGCCGACGCCCCGGGCGAGGAGCAGGACGTGCCGGCCTCCGCCTGGGCGGATCGTCGGCGGGGGTTGCGCGGGGACGGTTCCCCGGCACCGGGACGCGACGCGTGGCGGTGGAGCCTGCGCGGCTGA
- a CDS encoding NUDIX domain-containing protein, giving the protein MTVPAGLPEHAHRHAGDGWVPCRCGRRHWGLFGAAGLLLTRRDGTGTATHVVLQHRATWSDQGGTWGVPGGACAPGESAVDAALREAHEEAGIDQGSVGIRGVHVLDHGDWSYTTVLADELVEVHPSETDSESIEVTWVRLDDVVAHPLLPAFAEAWPTLRARLDGRTGPDPR; this is encoded by the coding sequence GTGACCGTGCCGGCAGGACTCCCCGAGCACGCCCACCGGCACGCCGGCGACGGCTGGGTGCCGTGCCGGTGCGGGCGTCGGCACTGGGGGCTGTTCGGCGCGGCCGGGCTGCTGCTGACCCGACGGGACGGCACGGGGACCGCCACGCACGTCGTGCTGCAGCACCGGGCGACCTGGAGCGACCAGGGCGGCACGTGGGGCGTGCCGGGCGGGGCGTGCGCCCCCGGGGAGTCCGCGGTGGACGCCGCGCTGCGCGAGGCCCACGAGGAGGCGGGCATCGACCAGGGCTCCGTCGGCATCCGCGGGGTGCACGTGCTCGACCACGGCGACTGGTCGTACACCACCGTGCTCGCGGACGAGCTCGTCGAGGTGCACCCCAGCGAAACCGACTCGGAGAGCATCGAGGTCACCTGGGTCCGGCTCGACGACGTGGTCGCGCACCCGCTGCTGCCGGCCTTCGCCGAGGCGTGGCCGACGCTGCGCGCACGCCTGGACGGGCGCACGGGTCCCGACCCGCGCTGA
- a CDS encoding DUF885 domain-containing protein, whose product MTTHPNPPAAPARATTPIDQVADAHVTRYAALDPIAATSMGVAGHDHEMTDYSPDGHAARADAARSTLASLDALTPADETDVLTLAAMRDRLGLELELDAAGELLNDLNNIASPLQGMRDVFDLMPTGTTADWEVVAARLSALPSSVTGYVESLRLAASRGQVAAIRQVEEGVRQAEELADTATSFFTGYAQGADGVPDALRTQLEAAASASREAYADLARVLREELAPKAPQADAVGRERYARFSRAFLGASVDLEETYAWGLEELDRVVAEQTAVAERLAGPGATVEQAVAALDADPSRTLHGTAALQAWMQETSDAAITALDGVHFDIPGPVRTLECCIAPTQNGGIYYTGPSDDFSRPGRMWWSVPPEVTTFNTWREKTTVYHEGVPGHHLQIGGAVFARETLNSWRRLACWTSGHGEGWALYAERLMADLGFMDDPGDRLGMLDGQRMRAARVVFDIGVHLGLPAPERWGGGTWDADKGWELLRANVNMPEAFIRFEFNRYLGWAGQAPSYKIGQRLWEQIRDASAASAAARGEAFDLRAFHAKALGVGALPLDVLRQALVD is encoded by the coding sequence GTGACGACGCACCCGAACCCCCCAGCAGCCCCCGCGCGCGCGACCACCCCGATCGACCAGGTGGCCGACGCGCACGTCACCCGCTACGCCGCGCTCGACCCGATCGCCGCCACGTCCATGGGCGTCGCCGGGCACGACCACGAGATGACGGACTACTCCCCCGACGGCCATGCGGCCCGCGCCGATGCGGCCCGCTCGACCTTGGCCTCCCTCGATGCGCTGACCCCGGCCGACGAGACCGACGTGCTGACGCTCGCCGCGATGCGTGACCGGCTCGGCCTCGAGCTCGAGCTCGACGCCGCCGGTGAGCTGCTCAACGACCTGAACAACATCGCCTCGCCGCTGCAGGGCATGCGCGACGTGTTCGACCTCATGCCCACGGGCACCACGGCCGACTGGGAGGTCGTCGCGGCCCGCCTGTCCGCGCTGCCCTCGTCCGTGACCGGCTACGTCGAGTCGCTGCGGCTGGCGGCCTCGCGCGGTCAGGTCGCCGCGATCCGGCAGGTCGAGGAGGGCGTCCGGCAGGCCGAGGAGCTGGCCGACACCGCCACCTCCTTCTTCACCGGGTACGCGCAGGGCGCCGACGGCGTCCCGGACGCGCTGCGCACGCAGCTCGAGGCGGCGGCCTCGGCCTCCCGTGAGGCGTACGCCGACCTGGCGCGCGTGCTGCGCGAGGAGCTTGCGCCGAAGGCCCCGCAGGCCGACGCCGTGGGCCGCGAGCGTTACGCGAGGTTCTCCCGCGCCTTCCTGGGCGCGAGCGTCGACCTGGAGGAGACGTACGCCTGGGGTCTGGAGGAGCTCGACCGGGTGGTCGCCGAGCAGACGGCCGTGGCCGAGCGGCTCGCCGGTCCGGGTGCCACGGTCGAGCAGGCCGTCGCCGCGCTCGACGCGGACCCGTCGCGCACGCTGCACGGCACCGCGGCGCTGCAGGCCTGGATGCAGGAGACGTCCGACGCCGCGATCACCGCGCTCGACGGCGTGCACTTCGACATCCCGGGCCCGGTGCGCACGCTCGAGTGCTGCATCGCCCCGACGCAGAACGGCGGCATCTACTACACCGGTCCGAGCGACGACTTCAGCCGCCCGGGTCGCATGTGGTGGTCCGTGCCGCCGGAGGTCACCACGTTCAACACGTGGCGCGAGAAGACGACCGTCTACCACGAGGGCGTTCCGGGCCATCACCTGCAGATCGGCGGGGCCGTCTTCGCGCGCGAGACGCTCAACAGCTGGCGTCGGCTGGCCTGCTGGACGTCGGGGCACGGCGAGGGCTGGGCGTTGTACGCCGAGCGACTGATGGCGGACCTGGGCTTCATGGACGACCCGGGCGACCGGCTCGGCATGCTCGACGGTCAGCGCATGCGTGCCGCCCGCGTGGTCTTCGACATCGGCGTGCACCTGGGCCTGCCGGCGCCCGAGCGCTGGGGCGGCGGCACGTGGGACGCCGACAAGGGCTGGGAGCTGCTGCGGGCCAACGTGAACATGCCCGAGGCGTTCATCCGCTTCGAGTTCAACCGGTACCTCGGCTGGGCCGGCCAGGCGCCGTCCTACAAGATCGGCCAGCGCCTGTGGGAGCAGATCCGTGACGCCTCGGCGGCCTCCGCGGCGGCCCGGGGCGAGGCGTTCGACCTGCGCGCCTTCCACGCCAAGGCGCTCGGCGTCGGGGCGCTGCCGCTCGACGTGCTGCGCCAGGCGCTCGTCGACTGA